The stretch of DNA gttggtaaatacccaataaatgactgggagtttatatatggagtgtgggattctctttattttgatagtttataactcttatgtatgtgccatctttttgtgtttttcaggcagcctgggaaagaactgaaaaaactcactaaagagtcaagacagagacaccagaaagacccaagaagacttggacgcagcatcagaggacagagagggatgttcagaactcactcagtctggtcagttggtgagggtagacttggaggctgcttacctgacatggaggaagtcctccctcctctcccctaccttcactataccccctcctctcccctaccttccctataccccctcctctcccctaccttccctatacccccctcctctcccctaccttccctataccccctcctctcccctaccttccctataccccctcctctcccctaccttccctataccccctcctctcccctaccttccctataccccctcctctcccctgccttccctataccccctcctctcccctaccttccctaaacccccctcctctcccctaccttccctataccccctctctcccctaccttccctatacccccctcctctcccctaccttgtttgtgattaggttagaagagaatgactcctcaacccaagaggtcctggagcagctgtgatcaggatagaagagaatgactcctcaacccaagaggccctggagcagctgtgatcaggttagaagagaatgactcctcaacccaagaggccctggagcagctgtgagagaGCATCAGTGTTGAAGCATTTGGGGAAATTTAAAGAAGGTTTCCTGGTAAAGAGGATTGACTGTTAcgtaaagggtcagagccactgattggacaaaatattaaggataccttcctaatattgaggtacgcctggtcagtttgtcatggaaagaaaggtgtccttaatgttttgtgttaaTTACATAATaatgatacatttatggattgttttatgtagcctattgttttctatttattcaacctgccatctacccacctggggattgagggttatgagagaacccccacatcactagcttctctttattcaacctgccctctctacccacctggggactgagggttatgagagaacccccacatcactagcttgcatGTTTTGCAGTcttgtaaagataaggaggggacgactgggaggcaggttggcatttattgttatgaatcttgtcctggaggcaggttggcatttattgtcatgaatcttgccctggaggcagttcagcaaagtatcccctagctggcacaggcacaaagtaatacaatcagattttaatcctaatctcaaccctaaccacactgctaatccttcccttaaattaagaccataaaacaacattttccacagccaattctgactttgcagctgacatatctagaggaaatcgcacagttctgcctccaggtcaagattcatgacaaacgtcaacatgagacagggagaggcaatgtaaaaatcaataacaaaATTGTTTCCACtattaacatgctttttcttgtttcaagtatgttttattatgaaaagtacaatataaccatgtatacttgtacaactatggagcgtatgtccacatataattgtacaatttgtttttccaacataaaagacaagaaatgatcacattggtattttaacagtgttattgtaagagtttaaatgtttaaacagaggatacatctaaaacaggataaaacaagtgcagtatgttgtgagaatgttactttaacgtcgactcataacgtcacactataacttcatgtgAGTCCcgtggaaagactgcatgttgttttgggtggattgagtgacgtcttcatcaacattttgctGAATATTCCAGTattattttcacctcttgtcggctgcagacattcataaggagttccagtagtttatttgtcatttgcaggtattaaaagtaatacatacattgtaattccttgttggatctctctcacatacaggacagtacataccagaggaggctgctgaggggaggacggctcataataatgtctggaacagagtgaatgaaatggaacacatggaaaccacgtgtttgataccattccacttattccactccagccattacaagcctgtcctccctaaataaggtcccaccagcctcctgtggtacaaacacaaacagtaaaatatatcataaaaaatgcaaagtggtaaAAGATCAGAAAATATTACAAGCCTGTCACGTGTGAGTGTCCATTGTGTgagtgtccattgtgtgtgttcagtgtgtgtgtgtgtgttcagtgtgtgtgttcagtgtgtgtgtcagtgtgtgtgtgtttgtgtgtgtgtgtgtcagtgtttgtgtgtgtccagtgtgtgtgttcagtgtgtgtgtcagtgtgtgtgtgtcagtgtttgtgtgtgtccagtgtgtgtgttcagtgtgtgtgtcagtgtgtgtgtgtccagtgtgtgtgtgtccagtgtgtgtgtcagtgtgtgtgtgtccagtgtgtgtgtgtccagtgtgtgtgttcagtgtgtgtgtgtccagtgtgtgtgtgtatttgcctagtgtttgagtgtatgtgtgtttgtccagtttgagtgggtggccagcgtgtgtgtgtgtgtgcctagtgtgtgtgtttgtgtccagtgtgtgtgtgtccagtgtgtgtgtgtccagtgtgtgtgtgtatttgcctagtgtttgagtgtatgtgtgtttgtccagtttgagtgggtggccagcgtgtgtgtgtgtgtgcctagtgtgtgtgtttgtgtccagtgtgtgtgtgtccagtgtgtgtgtgtgtccagaatgtgtgtgtgtgtgtgtgtgtccagtgtacgtgttcagtgtgtgtgttgagagtgtgtgtctattttgtgtatgtccagtttgtgtgtgtgtccattttgtgtccagtgtgtgtgtgtccaatttgtttccagtgtgtgtgtgttgagtgtgtgtatatccagtgtgtgtgtgtgtgtggtgtgtgagtgtgttgtgtgtgtgtgttcagtgtatgtttatgtgagtgtgtgtccagtttgtgtccagtgtgtgtgtgtgtccagtgtgtgtccagtttgtgtgtatgggtgtgtccagaatgtgtgtgtgtgtcccttttgtgtccagtgtgtgtgtatgtcaagtTTAtgtctggtttgtgtgtgtgtgtgtgtgtccagtgtgtgtgtgtccattttgtgtccagtgtgtgtgtgtccattttgtttccagtgtgtgtgtatccagtgtgtgtgtgtatgtgtgtgtgtgtcctgtgtgtttggtgtgtctagtgtgtgtgtgtgtgtgtgtccagtttgtgtccagtgtgtgtgtgtgtgtgtccagtgtgtgtgtgtgtgtgtgtgtgtgtgtgtgggtgtgtctgtgtccagtgtgtgtgtctgtgtccggtgtgtgtgtgtatgtgtgtgtgtgtgtgtgtgtgtgtgtgtgtgtgtgtccgtgtccgtgtgtgtgtgtgtgtccgtgtgtgtgtgtgtgtgtgtgtccagttattatttcagggacactgagtcGCCAACATAATTAACCCTAaatcctggatagaggggctcagtgaatatggaggtgaatgtgatcaggtgggtcggtgtgtcagaggaggctctatagaaggacagagtgccggctgaccagtccagatacactcctactctgtgggagctggaggggcggacgtctatggtagtggagttattattatgcctGGCAGAGTATCTGTTGTCATAGCAGAACAGACACCAGGACTTGTCACTGTATCCAAGACAACAGTCAtcaccccttcctctcctgttgattcctttatatgtcactcctataccagcccccattatcccactccactctacctcccagtaacagcgcccagtcagaccctctctacacagcacctgtctccagtcctcaaatctctctgggtgatcaggatacggctgctcctctgtcctacatgtcacctttctgttctcctcagacagagagaggagtctgtctactgtgtttaggtccagtgtgagatcacagacatctgatggatgaaaccagacacaatattagaaatcatcattcacattagaatgtttactcacttttcactaattcatttaatatagatgttacacacacaaacacacacacacacacacacacacacacacacacacacacactgtcaaagcAACTCTTTGTAAATTTTGGTGACcctgatttgtgcttctgtagaactacagctgatatttaatatgaccaagtcagtaatgatggtggtctttgaattaacttgaattaagacttattcttagtcatattcttcacagcagtcaacactcacattttctaagtccaggtttcattctgttctctccaccatgttccacactgtagcggtaagcagaaaaacagacagtcattgagagatacacctgaacacacacacacactagacacacacacacacacacacactagacacacacacacacaggacacacacacaggacacacacacaggacacacacacacaggacacacacacacaggacacacacacacaggacacacacacataactttgtccaagtggtggtcagaatgtttgtcttaactagcctgaaaagtcaaacatgtctgatatgaacattgacataaaccctctaccgacttgagtttctccagtctgcagtgtggatcctccagtccagcagagagcagtctgactcctgagtctcctgggtgattgtagctcaggccttcctctgtgactagacagcctgacagcctgcaaagagacaAATCAtgtcagtcaaaagacagacagatgtatcatattataaattacagattatcaacgttttgcctgcagatagaaacatgtatagtacaaatatttgagtagactgaccagaccagtttaaaagcagtatcagtcaaaagaaccagtgaggtatcagatttagattgtattgagtatacagtccgcaccatatctattttgacagtgaagataacattttaaatgtggctctaaactccaacattttggatttcagatcaaatgtttcatatgaggtgacagtatataatgtcaccttttatatgaggatattttcatacatatctgtttcaccatttagaaaaatgaaagcgctttatgtatctagtccccctatttaaagaagtcatacGTTTTCGGACCAATTCACTTAAAGTGtgttaaattagtcaaaagtttagtgtttggtcccatattctttgactgcaatgactacatcatgctaacctctcaccattaccaataacagaggctacaacaaaacatgctaacctctcaccattaccaataacagaggctacaacaaaacatgctaacctctcaccattaccaataacagaggctacaacaaaacatgctaacctctcaccattaccaataacagaggctacaacaaaacatgctaacctctcaccattaccaataacagaggctacaacaaa from Salmo salar unplaced genomic scaffold, Ssal_v3.1, whole genome shotgun sequence encodes:
- the LOC123732912 gene encoding stonustoxin subunit beta-like, which encodes MKPGLRKYVCDLTLDLNTVDRLLSLSEENRKVTCRTEEQPYPDHPERFEDWRQVLCREGLTGRCYWEVEWSGIMGAGIGVTYKGINRRGRGDDCCLGYSDKSWCLFCYDNRYSARHNNNSTTIDVRPSSSHRVGVYLDWSAGTLSFYRASSDTPTHLITFTSIFTEPLYPGFRVNYVGDSVSLK